The Nitrospirales bacterium genome includes a window with the following:
- a CDS encoding endonuclease III, whose product MRIVKKEVHQWPSPVLGVLAKQENASPFQILIACILSLRTKDQTTAEAASQLFSLAKDPLKMSKLKEVELERAIYPVGFYKTKARQIRHICLRLIETYRGKVPNNIEELLTLNGVGRKTANLVVTIGFRKPGICVDVHVHRICNRWGYLLSKSPDETEQLLRQKLPSRYWITFNDLLVPFGQNLCKPISPFCSRCSLAEKYCKRVNVTAYR is encoded by the coding sequence ATGCGAATCGTGAAAAAAGAGGTCCATCAGTGGCCTTCTCCTGTGCTAGGAGTCCTCGCAAAACAAGAAAATGCAAGCCCATTTCAGATACTCATCGCGTGCATTTTAAGTCTTCGAACTAAAGATCAAACTACCGCCGAAGCAGCCAGTCAACTTTTTTCTCTCGCTAAAGATCCCTTGAAAATGAGCAAGTTAAAAGAAGTCGAACTTGAGCGGGCTATCTATCCTGTTGGGTTTTACAAGACAAAGGCCAGGCAAATTCGCCATATTTGTCTCAGACTTATCGAGACATATAGAGGGAAAGTGCCTAATAATATTGAAGAATTGCTGACGCTGAACGGTGTTGGACGAAAGACGGCCAACTTGGTCGTGACGATTGGGTTTAGAAAGCCTGGAATTTGCGTCGATGTACATGTCCATCGAATTTGCAATCGATGGGGGTACCTTTTATCCAAGAGTCCTGATGAAACTGAACAGTTGTTAAGGCAGAAACTTCCCTCCCGTTATTGGATCACGTTTAATGATCTCCTCGTGCCTTTTGGGCAAAACCTCTGCAAGCCCATTTCTCCCTTCTGTAGTCGCTGCAGTTTAGCGGAAAAATACTGTAAGAGAGTGAATGTGACCGCTTATCGTTAG
- the rpsU gene encoding 30S ribosomal protein S21, producing MEVRVINNNVEKALKVAKKKLAADGLFRELKARRFYQKPSVKRKAKEREAARRRQKWLAKHRVF from the coding sequence ATGGAAGTTCGAGTAATCAATAACAATGTTGAAAAAGCCTTGAAAGTCGCAAAGAAAAAGCTTGCTGCTGATGGTCTCTTCAGAGAATTAAAGGCCAGGCGCTTTTACCAAAAACCTAGTGTCAAGCGGAAAGCCAAGGAACGGGAAGCCGCCCGTCGTCGCCAAAAGTGGTTGGCAAAGCACAGAGTTTTTTAA